In Atopobium sp. oral taxon 416, the genomic stretch GCAAGTCGTGGGGCTTGCCGCCAATATCTGCCTGGTCTGGGGCGTGGCGACGGTACTCGCATCAAGTATTACCGGCACAGCAGTATCGCTTGCAGTCTGCGTGATGCTGATTGCGATCGCTGGTGTGGGGAAGTGCATCAGTTCCTACGGATGCGGAGGGGAGCGGGTGCGTGCCTCACAGGATGTGAAGCGGACACTACGGAATCGTATCTTTGAGAAGATGCTGCGGTTGGGCCCCACTTTCGATACAAAGGTCTCCACGGCGGAGGTCGTACAGCTCTCGGTTGAGGGCTGCGAACAGCTGGAAACCTACTTTGGGCAGTATCTGCCGCAGCTGTTCTACGCGATGATTGCACCCTTGATTCTCTTTGCGATGATTGCGCCGATGGATCTCGCTACTGCAGTGGTGTTGCTGGTCTTTGTACCGTTGATCCCACTCACGACTGTGGCAGTACAGAAGATCGCGAAACGGATCCTGTCGCAGTACTGGGACCAATACACGCAGCTGGGCGACTCATTTCTCGAAAATCTGCAGGGCCTGACGACACTCAAGATCTATGAGGCGGATGCGGCGCGGCACAGGGCGATGAACCACGAGGCGGAGCACTTCCGTATTGTGACGATGAAAGTGCTCACGATGCAGCTCAACTCCATCATCGTGATGGATGTTGTAGCGCTGGGTGGCGCTGCTGCAGGTATCTCCGTGGCGATTGGGCAACTGCAGGCCTCTACGATCACCCTTCAGCAAGCCTTGATCATCGTCCTGCTCTCAGCGGACTTCTTCTTACCGATGCGGCAGCTGGGCTCCTACTTCCATGTTGCAATGAACGGGATCGCCGCCTCACAGAAGATCTTTAAGCTCCTTGAACTGCTGGAACCAGAAGAGAAGAAGGAGCTGCCGGTCCCCGGCAGCGTACCCCGCTTTGAGCAGGTGAGCTTTGCCTACGACGGAAAACGGGATGTGATCCACGGTGTAACCTTACGGGTCGCTGAGAAGGGCGTCACGGCGATCGTTGGCGCTTCAGGATCAGGGAAGTCAACGCTGGCGGCGCTCGCCGCAGGAAAGCTCTCAGGCTTTCGTGGCTCCATTTGCTTCGGCGATAAAGACCTGAGTGGACTCAATCAGGCAGCATGTGCGAAACACCTCACCTATGTCGGGGCGAATGCCTACTTATTCTCCGGAACGGTCCGGGACAATCTGCTGATGGGAAATCCAAACGCAAGTGACCAGGAACTTTGGGAAGCGCTCGACGCCGCAAACCTCTCCGGCTTCCTTAGGACACAGGAAGGCTTGGATACCAAGCTCGAGGAGGAAGGCAACAACCTCTCTGGTGGACAGCGCCAGCGCCTTGCCTTTGCGCGGGCCTGGCTGCACGATTCCTCCGTCTATGTCTTCGACGAAGCGACGAGCAACATCGATGTGGAGAGTGAAGCCGTGCTGCTCGACTCCATCTATCGGCTAGCACAGGACCATGCGGTGGTCCTGATCTCACACCGACTCGCGAACGTGGTGAATGCACAGAATATCTACGTCTTGGACAAAGGCTACCTCATTGAATCCGGTACGCACCAGGAGCTATTTGATATCCACGGCGTCTATGCGCGGCTGTGGAAGACCCAACAGAGACTTGAAGCCTATGGAAGGGGTGAGATCTGTGAAGAAACTTAGGATCATGGGGCGAATGCTCGGGTTTGTACGCCCCCTGGCAGGAGTGATGGTGATATCAGTGGTGGCTGGCATCGCCGGCTTTGTCTGTGCGACCGCACTGCCGGTGGTCGGCGTTGAGGCGATGCTCGCCGTGAACGGCACTGCAACACTTATCTGGGGTATCGCAACCTTCTGCCGCGTACTGGTCATTCTGGCTATCGCCCGTGGTGTGCTCCACTATATCGAGCAGGAATGCAACCACTACATCGCCTTCAAGCTTTTGGCGCATATCCGGGACCTTGTCTTTGGGAAGCTCAGAACGTTGGCTCCCGCCAAACTCTCCGGCAGGGACCGCGGAGATCTAATTTCGACGATTACAAGCGATATCGAGCTGCTAGAGGTCTTCTTTGCTCATACGATCTCCCCGGTTCTGATTGCGATCGGTACGGGAATTATCCTGATGTCCTTTTTGGCAAACCTGTCATGGGCCTTTGCACTGATTGCCTTGGCAGGCTACCTTGCGGTGGGCATCGTAGTGCCGCTCGTGGTATCGCACGCTTCCGGTTCAGTCGGTGTAGACATCCGTGAACAGCAGGCAAGCCTCTCCAGTACCATGCTCGACAACCTGCGTGGGCTTGATCAGATCATTCAATATGGTATGGGAGTCAAACGGGGAGCAGAGCTCGATCAGAAAAGCCGTAGCCTTGCAGCCGAACAGAAGCGGCTCCACAGGGTAGCGCGTGGCGGCAGCATTGCGGTCAATGTGATTATGGTTCTGGACGCCCTGGCGCAGCTCTTTGTGGGAATTTATGCCGTCTCGCAGAGTATGGTCACCCCGGAAGCCTTTGTGTTGGCTGAGGTGACGACGCTCTCCTCGTTTGGCCCCTTTATCGCTTTAGCGAATCTGGGATCGACGCTGCAGCAGACCCTAGCTGCCGGAGAGCGGGTGCTGGCGATCCTCGATGAGGAACCTCTGGTGCAGGAGCGTGCTAAGGGTACCGAGCCGGTCTTCACCGGAGCCTCAGCCGAACAGGTGGGCTTCTCCTACGGTGAAGAGCAAGTCTTAAACAATGTGAACTTTATGGTCCCCAAAGGCGGCATCGTTGCGCTGGTAGGCAAGAGTGGTTCCGGTAAGTCTACCCTCTGCCGACTCTTTATGCGCTTCTGGGATGTGGACTCAGGCGCCATCTGTATCGGCCCAGACAATATCAAGGACATCACGAGTGGCTATTTGCATCAGCAGGAAGCGTTGGTCGAACAGCAGACCATGCTCTTCCACGACAGCATCCGCAACAACCTGCTGATTGCAAAACCGGACGCTACGCAGGAAGAGCTGGAGGAAGCCTGTCATAAAGCTTCCGTCCTTGACTTTATCGAAAGTCTGCCAGAGGGCTTTGACACGATAGTGGGAGAGCTCGGTGGCACCCTCTCTGGCGGTGAGCGCCAACGCTTAGGCCTGGCCCGTGCCTTTCTGCATGAAGCACCGTTTGTGTTGCTTGATGAGCCAACGTCGAATTTGGATGCCCTAAACGAAGGGGCAATCCTCAAGGCGCTGGATATGCAGCGCTCCAAGTGCTCCATCATGTTGATCACGCACCGTCCAAGTTCCGCCGCTATTGCGGACAAGGTAGTCTCAATCGATCGGGGCCGTGTAAGTTAGAGAGTGGGGAGGCGACTATGCGCTGCATCGTTTTTCTTGTCTTGGGCTGTTTCTTCTTCGTCCTCGGTACTGTCGGTATCGTCCTGTCCTTGCTGCCGACGGTCCCGCTGTATCTTCTGACAGTGTTCTTCTTCAGCCAGAGCTCGCCTTCCCTGAGGGTGTGGCTCTGCCCTACACAGTTCTATAAGAGCAAGATTGCTCCGGTTGCTGCGGACGAGGGCATGAGCGTACAGGATAAGATAGCCGCCTTCGGTGCTCTGACCCTGCTTTTGAGTATCAGCTTTGCCTCCATGTCCCGTATCGTATGGGACCACGTGATCCTCGCCGGGGTGTGGCTTTTCCACCTCTGGCTCTTCTGGGTGAAGATCCCTACCAAGGTGCAGGATGCAACAGAAGGGGAGGAGCTGTGAGAAAGCAACGCACAGTGGAGGAGACGGAACGCAAGCGGGCACGCGAGTGTGAAGTGGTCCTCCAGATGATTCACCTCTACTGCCACGATCACCACCATACCCACGATGCACTCTGCCCTGTGTGTGCTGAGCTCGCCGCCTATGCCTGCAAGCGCATTGAGCGTTGCCCTTTCATGCAGACCAAGAGCTTCTGCTCACAGTGCCCGGTGCACTGCTATGCGCCGAAGCAGCGTGAACAGATCCGTGAGGTGATGCGCTATGCGGGGCCGCGCATGCTGCTCGACCACCCGGTGATGTGTCTTCACCATGGCTTCGATGCACTGGCTGCGGCCATCAAGAGCAAGGGCCACTGAATACTATATCGGATGCTGCTAGTGCACCGCAGATCAACCGTATCAGGTTAATGATTGTTCTCAGTCCTACATAGCGTGCCTATTGTGTGCTGTGATTTTAGACCGCCGAGCATTAAATATGGTGCCATATCGAATATCAGAGATTTTCCGCCTCAGTAAAATCGTGTCTTGTAAACGATGCCGGCTTCGAATTATAGAAGATTTGTGGCGCGAAAACCCATGGAACTTCAGCTCGCAGGATGAAACGTCGCCCAATCATGTCTGCCTTAGCTCTCAAGTGTTTGAGGGTTTTAGCGCTGACTTCACCTGTGGTGGCAATGAAGTATCCATTTGACCAGAACGTATGTTTATGCCAGCAGACATGGTACAACTATGATGCGTGGGTCTCCCATATGTGGAA encodes the following:
- a CDS encoding ABC transporter ATP-binding protein/permease, with amino-acid sequence MIDRRLLTLVPGVFRHVILVVVWQVVGLAANICLVWGVATVLASSITGTAVSLAVCVMLIAIAGVGKCISSYGCGGERVRASQDVKRTLRNRIFEKMLRLGPTFDTKVSTAEVVQLSVEGCEQLETYFGQYLPQLFYAMIAPLILFAMIAPMDLATAVVLLVFVPLIPLTTVAVQKIAKRILSQYWDQYTQLGDSFLENLQGLTTLKIYEADAARHRAMNHEAEHFRIVTMKVLTMQLNSIIVMDVVALGGAAAGISVAIGQLQASTITLQQALIIVLLSADFFLPMRQLGSYFHVAMNGIAASQKIFKLLELLEPEEKKELPVPGSVPRFEQVSFAYDGKRDVIHGVTLRVAEKGVTAIVGASGSGKSTLAALAAGKLSGFRGSICFGDKDLSGLNQAACAKHLTYVGANAYLFSGTVRDNLLMGNPNASDQELWEALDAANLSGFLRTQEGLDTKLEEEGNNLSGGQRQRLAFARAWLHDSSVYVFDEATSNIDVESEAVLLDSIYRLAQDHAVVLISHRLANVVNAQNIYVLDKGYLIESGTHQELFDIHGVYARLWKTQQRLEAYGRGEICEET
- a CDS encoding amino acid ABC transporter ATP-binding/permease protein, producing the protein MKKLRIMGRMLGFVRPLAGVMVISVVAGIAGFVCATALPVVGVEAMLAVNGTATLIWGIATFCRVLVILAIARGVLHYIEQECNHYIAFKLLAHIRDLVFGKLRTLAPAKLSGRDRGDLISTITSDIELLEVFFAHTISPVLIAIGTGIILMSFLANLSWAFALIALAGYLAVGIVVPLVVSHASGSVGVDIREQQASLSSTMLDNLRGLDQIIQYGMGVKRGAELDQKSRSLAAEQKRLHRVARGGSIAVNVIMVLDALAQLFVGIYAVSQSMVTPEAFVLAEVTTLSSFGPFIALANLGSTLQQTLAAGERVLAILDEEPLVQERAKGTEPVFTGASAEQVGFSYGEEQVLNNVNFMVPKGGIVALVGKSGSGKSTLCRLFMRFWDVDSGAICIGPDNIKDITSGYLHQQEALVEQQTMLFHDSIRNNLLIAKPDATQEELEEACHKASVLDFIESLPEGFDTIVGELGGTLSGGERQRLGLARAFLHEAPFVLLDEPTSNLDALNEGAILKALDMQRSKCSIMLITHRPSSAAIADKVVSIDRGRVS
- a CDS encoding YbaN family protein, producing MRCIVFLVLGCFFFVLGTVGIVLSLLPTVPLYLLTVFFFSQSSPSLRVWLCPTQFYKSKIAPVAADEGMSVQDKIAAFGALTLLLSISFASMSRIVWDHVILAGVWLFHLWLFWVKIPTKVQDATEGEEL
- a CDS encoding nitrous oxide-stimulated promoter family protein is translated as MRKQRTVEETERKRARECEVVLQMIHLYCHDHHHTHDALCPVCAELAAYACKRIERCPFMQTKSFCSQCPVHCYAPKQREQIREVMRYAGPRMLLDHPVMCLHHGFDALAAAIKSKGH